From Canis lupus familiaris isolate Mischka breed German Shepherd chromosome 16, alternate assembly UU_Cfam_GSD_1.0, whole genome shotgun sequence:
CAGTCTGACCACAGCCAAAATTTCACATGATATGTGATCAATGTACTTGTTTGTGCACATGGGCAGCTGAAATGTGATGGCAGTATGGATGAGAGAGTTCATAGAGCCACTGACCCAGGAGGTGATGGCCAACCTAGTACAGAGCCCTCCGTGCATGATGACCGAGTATCGCAGGGGGTCACACAcagccacatagcggtcataggccatcactgCCAGTAGAACAAACTCAATCCCACCCAAGCCCAGGGAGAAGAATAACTGGGCGGCACAGCTCACAAATGGCATTGCTTTATGGGCTGCAAGAAGATGTGCCAACATCTGAGGAACGATGCTTGTGGCATAAGAGACGTCAACGAAGGAGAGGTTGGTGAGAAAGAAATACATGGGAGTGTGGAGTCGGCTGTCCAGTCTGATGAGAAGAACGATGAGGAAGTTTCCCAGCACTGTCACCAAGTACATGACTAAGAGCAGGACAAAGAGGGAGACCTGTGTGTCCCAGTCACTGGACAGGCCAAGGAGAATAAATTCTCTCATCCATGTCTGGTTATTTgttcccattaaaaaaatgtgagaacCATTAATCTGCAAACAGTTGGAGATAACAGAAGCTGTTGAGTCAAAGAACCATTTTAATGAGTACATACTGTATACAATTAGCTAGGCTTCACCAGATATTTCAGACAATTTATCAGTCAACGTGACTCTGCATCAGAGTCAGGGCAGCACCTTCATAAGGACATGAGATGGTCTCAGGGGAAACCCAGGTAAAGCCTGGAGATAATGCAGTACAATTCTAGGAGCTCACATCTTTACCAACTTACCTCAGATTCCAGGGCAAGAAGAGTTTTGTAAGTGATAATTGTAGGTAAAAtgataaacaatgaaaaaacttggttggaaagttttaaaaagctatcTTACATATGTCAACTAGACCCATCATAGTGAAAAGGGTGTATTTATCACTAAAGGAAATATTGGGAAGAGTCAGGTCCTTGTGGAAAGATCTGGAATCAGAGAAGCTAAAtttcaaaatggttttatttattacttatttgcAGCTATGTGATCTGAGCTAGGTGACAAGCTTTTATATATGAAACAGAGGAATATTGTACAACTCACAAGTACATTTAAGCTCAAATGTAGGTAATTTAATGGGATAGTACTTTGTGAACCTTTACTGGTAGTAGTATTATAGTAGTAGAAGTATTAGTAGTAACATGACTTCTGCCTTGAGGTCAACAAGGtaaaaaacatgattttcttcATGCATCACCTCTCCAAATTCAAACGTAAATAAAATTGGAGGCAATCTTTCCCAGGGCTAAGAGCTTTAGGAATGGATGGGAGGCTTTGAagactttttggttttttgattgCCTTTGATCCTCTTTGGCTTTGATCTCTCAGCCTTCAGTGGGATCACAAAGGGAAAGATATTGTAATGatatcttgttctttttattcttctcaattTACTACTATTAATAATCTATCCTTTGTATATGGgcttaaaagaaagcaaagaagactTGATACAAAAGAGGTAGGAAACACAAATGTTTAAGGACCATTCTTCATTGTCCAAGGCAGAGAATAAAGTATGATTCATGTAGATGCATGctaggaaacaggaagaaactcCATTGTTCCTGTTTCTCTATTCAGGAAGTGCTTTTTCCATAGAACTAATTTGTTATTATATCAATTTTGAACAATAAACaggaataattaaaattttaaaaagttgaatcaCTGTCTATTCACTAACTTTCCTTTTCTTGCAGTGTACAAAATAAGGGAAAATAGCAGCTAAAGGCAGCAAGAGGTACTAGGGGCAGAAACAGAGCTGCCTGCCAATCCCAGAACCCATAAAAGTGTCAGGCTAGGATCACTGAGCAGAAAAATGAACACTCTTTATGTTTCAACACTCTTACCTcttaaacaacaaaacagaacaagtCATTCCAGAAAtgcctttctcattcatgattcagacatgtatattttcataaatttctttaatttccttctcaaAACCTAATCTGTTCAACAGTTACTTCTTTCCTGCTGTATCATGACACTTGTACTACCACCCTTCACTTTTCTTTAATCATGATTAGTCTGAGAAAACATTTACTTGCCTCAAAACTAGTGTTGATCAATGAGCACAGTTAAGAATTAGTTCTATTGagctttccctcctccctcctcccaaattTGTTCGCATTTTCTTCTCAGTATTTGTTACAACTTTGGCTACTTTACCTTTTTGTCAGGGACCTAATACTCttttaatatacaataaaatctAGGAACGGAGTTCACCAAGATAGCAGAACAGGAGGCTCctgactttctttcctttcatggaTACACCAAATAAACACCTATATACAGACCAAATCCCTCTAAGAGAAATCCGAAACATAGTGGAGTGACTCCTACACATAGGATGATTGAGAAAATGACCACATTGAAACAGGTTAAAGATGCTGAGACACAGTAGAGGCACAATCCTCACTACTAGCACAATTCCTTGTAACCCATCACTCCCAGCTTCTCTCTGAGAATAAAGTAATTGGACTGCATATCCAGCACCCCAAATTTTATGGCTATCACCTGAGGGACTGATTCCCTAGCTCTCTGATCCAACAGGGCTCAGCACTCAAGAGTCCCCCACGTCCACTTATCttacacatacagaaaaataaacccaaaattaaAGACTAAACTCTAAGACTtgaaaactcctagaagaaatcaTGGGGAAATTATCCTTGACATTGGTGtaggcctgatttttttttttttttttttttttttttataaattgacaCCAAAAGCTcaagcaacaaaagcaagaataaacaaGCGGGACTGCATCAActaaaagctttttcacagcaaaggaaacaatcaacaaaatgaaagggcaatataaggattgggagaaaatatttgcaaactagatatctgataaatggttaatTAATATCCATACTATATAAAGAAtgcatacaactcaatagcaaaaataacaaatgaccagattttaaaaattggcaaagccctgaagacacatttttttcaagaagacatacagatgagtAACAGGTATAGGAAAAGGTATCTCAGCAAcaccaatcagagaaagataaatgaaaaccataatgagggcagccctggtggctcagcggtttagcgccgccttaagtccagggcctgatcctggagactcgggatcgagtcccacgtcaggctccctgcatggagcctgcttctccctctgcttgtgtctctgcctctctctctctctctctctctctctctctctgtgtgtgtgtgtgtctcatgaataaataaataaatcttaaaaaaaaagaaaaccataatgagataccaccttacatgTTCagatgactattataaaaaacaaaacaaaacaaaacacatgttGCCAGAACATGGAGAAAAGGTAACCCTTATACAtgcttgtgggaatgtaaattgttgcagccaatatggaaaataatatggcatttcctaaaaaaaatttttgaaaatagaactaccatgtgatcgagcaatcccacttctggtacatacccaaagaaaatgaactcaataccttgaagagatatctgcactcccatgttcattgcagcattattcatcacAGCCAAGATCTGGAAACAAATTAAGTATCTGTTGagtggaataaagaaaatatgatacatgtacatacatggaatatttttcagccttaaaTAAAAggtcctgccatttgcaacaacaagaATGAACATAGAGgacattacactaagtaaaatgggccaaatacagaaagaaaaaacccacatgatccgacttatatgtggaatctaaaatgtTAAATACGTAGAAAAAGAGAGTAGAAAGGTAGTtaccagaggaagaggaaatggaagatgTTGGTAACAGGGTACAAAGTTGCAATTAtttagaatgaataaatcttaagatCTAATGTACATCATGATGACCATAAGTACCaatactttttttcaatttaaattctattagccaacatgtagtatatcattagtttcagatgtagttttcaataattcatcagttgcacataacagTGCTCATTCCAttggaaatttgctaagagaattgATTTTAGGTGCTCatcacacatacaaaaaagtCAACTATGTGAGAAAATATGTTAATTGCCCTTACAATAGTAATCATTTCAccgtgtatgtgtatataaaattttcatgttgtataccttaaatatgatttttactttaataaaacagataataaatCCCACTTTCCATTCTTTGGGTCATATTATGCTCATACTCAACAAATCTCAAGCCACacctttctatatatattttgagatttatttatctacCCCAAAATTAATAATCCATGCTGTCTACTCAGAACATCATATTAAACAATAATATACCCCCGTGATTTCTCCTTGGACAAGAGGACCATGAAGGAAGGAATTcctcatgcttttattttatgaattatggTGGATATAGGGTAGTTACTTGGgccataactaaaaaaaaaaaaacacacaatatgTGATATAATATGATAGATGTCATTGAAATAGTCCATGAAAAGTTATTTCCTTAAAGCACTGTCATTAATGCCTGAAATCCATTAGTGTTATGTTGATCACTGTCCTTTTAGAGAcatgatttaaaatgaaataatattttacaaaatgaaattatattaaatggaAGTTTTGTAGGCAGTACCTAATCTTGTAAACTAGTATACCAGTTTACACTGACCCATGAAAATAAGTCATGTAAGAGTAGAAAATTCTAAGTTTCATGAATGACACTGAAGTTGCAGGAAAAGTTAGGTCTGAACTATgaagacaaattttttttcatttaaaatattatcattggtgggggcatctgagtggctcagtcagttaagcatccaactcttgatttgggctcaggtcatgatctcagggtgatgggatCCAGCCTGATATGGAACTGTGTGCTAAGCAGAgcatctgcttgagtttctctccctctgcccctcccttcactctctttctctcttccttcctccctccctccctctctctctctcctcaaaataaataaataaatatttaaaaataaattaataaataaaat
This genomic window contains:
- the OR2F1D gene encoding olfactory receptor-like protein OLF3 is translated as MGTNNQTWMREFILLGLSSDWDTQVSLFVLLLVMYLVTVLGNFLIVLLIRLDSRLHTPMYFFLTNLSFVDVSYATSIVPQMLAHLLAAHKAMPFVSCAAQLFFSLGLGGIEFVLLAVMAYDRYVAVCDPLRYSVIMHGGLCTRLAITSWVSGSMNSLIHTAITFQLPMCTNKYIDHISCEILAVVRLACVDTSSNEIAITVSSIVLLMTPFCLVLLSYIQIISTILKIQSTEGRKKAFHTCASHLTVVVLCYGMAIFTYIQPRSSPSVLQEKLISLFYAVLTPMLNPMIYSVRNKEVKGAWQKLLGQLSGITSKLAT